From the genome of Cytobacillus firmus, one region includes:
- a CDS encoding response regulator encodes MMKGKILIVDDQFGIRILLNEVLQKEGYDTYQAANGVQALDIVSKHSPDLVLLDMKIPGMDGIEILKRMRVVDKDIRVIIMTAYGELDMIQEAKDLGALTHFAKPFDIDDIRAAVKKYLLVPNS; translated from the coding sequence TTGATGAAAGGGAAAATTTTAATCGTAGATGATCAGTTCGGAATCCGTATTTTACTTAATGAGGTACTGCAGAAGGAAGGGTACGACACATACCAGGCTGCCAATGGAGTCCAGGCTCTCGACATTGTTTCCAAACATTCGCCTGATCTTGTTCTTCTTGATATGAAAATACCGGGAATGGACGGGATTGAAATTTTGAAAAGAATGAGAGTAGTGGATAAAGATATCCGCGTTATTATCATGACGGCTTACGGTGAACTCGATATGATTCAGGAAGCAAAGGATCTGGGTGCTCTTACTCACTTTGCGAAGCCATTCGATATCGATGATATCAGGGCGGCAGTAAAAAAATATTTGCTTGTCCCTAACTCGTAA
- a CDS encoding DUF2529 domain-containing protein produces MLKMFSTQLTGLFKRLQEKEEFSIEDSARLLAQAAAGDGKIYIYGTKEMAAIGYEAVQSQEPLRVAAILEKDSEVSETDRVIIFSRYSDDEDAAALAKSLSEKGVPFVSVSTLRTENGGSLADFADVHIDLKLAKGLLPDEEGNRFGYPASMAALFVYYGIKFTIDEILAEFE; encoded by the coding sequence TTGCTGAAGATGTTTTCTACCCAGCTGACAGGCTTATTTAAAAGACTTCAGGAAAAAGAAGAGTTTTCCATAGAGGACAGCGCCCGCCTTTTGGCCCAGGCTGCTGCCGGTGATGGGAAAATATATATTTATGGAACTAAGGAAATGGCTGCAATCGGCTATGAAGCCGTGCAAAGCCAAGAGCCGCTTAGAGTTGCAGCGATTTTGGAGAAAGATTCCGAAGTCTCTGAAACAGACCGGGTCATCATCTTTTCAAGATATTCGGATGACGAAGATGCAGCCGCTCTGGCAAAATCTTTATCCGAAAAAGGGGTCCCTTTTGTGTCAGTAAGCACTTTAAGAACTGAAAATGGCGGCAGCCTGGCTGATTTTGCTGATGTTCATATAGATTTAAAGCTTGCGAAAGGCCTTCTGCCTGATGAAGAGGGCAATCGCTTCGGCTATCCGGCCTCCATGGCTGCTTTGTTTGTGTATTATGGAATTAAGTTTACAATTGATGAGATTTTGGCGGAGTTTGAATAG
- a CDS encoding CTP synthase — translation MTKYIFVTGGVVSSLGKGITAASLGRLLKNRGLTVTIQKFDPYINVDPGTMSPYQHGEVFVTGDGAETDLDLGHYERFVDINLTKYSSVTTGKIYSTVLRKERRGDYNGGTVQVIPHITNEIKDKVFRAGHETNSDVVITEIGGTVGDIESLPFLEAIRQIKSDIGRDNVMYIHCTLVPYIKAAGEMKTKPTQHSVKELRSLGIQPNVIVLRTEMPISQDMKDKIALFCDIDKEAVIEATDADTLYSIPLSLQDQKLDEIVCKHLKLDCGEAEMTEWKQLVDKVLNLSRKTKIGLVGKYVELQDAYISVVEALKHAGYAFDSDIEIKWINSEEVDSTNVNELLQDVDGILVPGGFGDRGIEGKILAIQYARENKKPFLGICLGMQLASIEFARNVLGLEGAHSAEIAPETPHPIIDLLPEQKDIEDLGGTLRLGLQACKLNEDTKAFDAYQDEVVYERHRHRYEFNNHYRQDMEKAGFVFSGTSPDGRLVEIIEVKDHPWFVASQFHPEFISRPTRPQPLFREFVGASLKFSEEL, via the coding sequence ATGACTAAGTATATTTTTGTTACGGGCGGAGTTGTTTCGTCACTGGGAAAAGGAATCACGGCAGCATCGCTTGGCCGCCTGCTGAAAAACAGAGGGTTAACGGTTACGATTCAGAAATTCGATCCTTACATAAATGTGGATCCGGGAACAATGAGCCCGTACCAGCATGGTGAGGTGTTTGTAACAGGTGACGGCGCAGAGACTGACCTGGACTTAGGCCACTATGAGCGTTTTGTTGATATTAACCTGACAAAGTACAGCAGTGTTACGACTGGTAAAATTTACTCTACTGTCCTTAGAAAAGAGCGCCGCGGCGACTATAACGGCGGAACGGTACAGGTTATTCCGCATATCACAAATGAAATCAAGGATAAAGTTTTCCGTGCAGGCCATGAAACGAATTCTGATGTGGTCATCACAGAAATCGGCGGAACAGTAGGGGATATTGAGTCACTTCCATTCCTTGAAGCGATCCGCCAAATTAAGAGTGATATCGGCCGCGATAATGTAATGTATATTCACTGTACACTGGTTCCTTACATCAAGGCAGCAGGCGAAATGAAAACAAAGCCGACACAGCACAGTGTTAAAGAACTAAGAAGCCTTGGCATTCAGCCAAACGTAATTGTTCTGCGTACTGAAATGCCAATTTCCCAGGATATGAAGGACAAAATTGCCCTATTCTGTGATATCGATAAAGAAGCAGTTATTGAAGCAACAGATGCGGATACTTTATATTCTATCCCGCTATCTCTTCAAGATCAGAAGCTTGATGAAATCGTCTGCAAGCATTTGAAGCTGGATTGCGGAGAAGCAGAGATGACCGAGTGGAAGCAGCTGGTTGACAAGGTTCTAAACCTTTCAAGGAAAACCAAGATTGGCCTTGTCGGTAAATATGTTGAATTGCAGGATGCTTACATTTCTGTTGTTGAAGCCCTAAAACATGCCGGTTATGCCTTTGATTCTGATATTGAAATCAAATGGATCAATTCTGAAGAAGTGGACAGCACGAACGTGAATGAACTGCTTCAGGACGTGGACGGAATCCTGGTTCCGGGCGGATTTGGCGACCGCGGCATTGAAGGGAAAATCCTTGCCATTCAATATGCGCGCGAAAACAAAAAGCCATTCCTTGGCATCTGTCTTGGCATGCAGCTGGCTTCCATTGAATTTGCAAGAAACGTACTGGGTCTTGAAGGAGCGCACTCAGCAGAAATTGCTCCTGAAACACCGCATCCAATTATCGACCTTCTGCCTGAGCAAAAGGATATTGAGGATTTAGGCGGAACTCTAAGACTTGGTTTACAAGCTTGTAAATTGAATGAGGATACAAAAGCCTTTGACGCATACCAGGATGAAGTGGTATATGAGCGTCATCGCCATCGCTATGAGTTCAACAACCATTACCGCCAGGATATGGAAAAAGCAGGCTTTGTCTTCTCCGGTACAAGCCCGGATGGCCGCCTGGTGGAAATCATCGAAGTCAAGGATCACCCTTGGTTCGTCGCTTCCCAGTTCCATCCTGAATTTATCTCAAGGCCAACTCGCCCTCAGCCATTATTCCGTGAATTTGTCGGGGCATCATTGAAGTTTAGCGAGGAACTATAA
- the rpoE gene encoding DNA-directed RNA polymerase subunit delta — protein MSLEQFSKEELQEMSLIEVAYELLTSKKEPMAFNDIMNEVAKLMNLSEEQVKGKIAQFYTDLNIDGHFIGLGDNRWGLRSWYPVDQYEEEVVTVIKPKKKKAKKKGDDDLDLEDYDELDEEDIDYDDIDGFDDDDLTEDDDDDLLDDDDDLEDDDDFEDDEDIVEKDEEFDLGDDDEELEEDDLDADEDEEDL, from the coding sequence TTGAGTTTGGAACAGTTCTCAAAAGAAGAATTGCAGGAAATGTCATTAATCGAAGTGGCTTATGAACTTCTGACAAGCAAAAAAGAACCAATGGCCTTTAATGACATCATGAATGAAGTAGCTAAACTTATGAACCTTTCAGAGGAACAAGTCAAGGGAAAAATTGCACAGTTCTATACAGATTTAAATATAGATGGCCATTTCATCGGATTGGGCGATAACCGCTGGGGTCTTCGTTCATGGTATCCGGTTGACCAATATGAAGAAGAAGTCGTAACGGTAATCAAGCCTAAGAAGAAAAAGGCGAAGAAAAAGGGCGACGACGATCTCGATCTTGAAGATTATGATGAACTGGATGAAGAGGATATCGACTACGATGATATCGACGGATTCGATGATGATGACCTGACTGAAGACGATGATGATGATCTTCTGGACGATGACGATGATCTTGAAGATGATGATGATTTCGAAGACGATGAAGATATCGTAGAAAAAGATGAAGAATTCGACCTTGGCGATGATGACGAAGAGCTTGAGGAAGATGACCTCGACGCTGACGAAGACGAAGAAGATTTATAA
- the icmF gene encoding fused isobutyryl-CoA mutase/GTPase IcmF: protein MSNPEVYKPKNHIRFVTASSLFDGHDASINIMRRIIQASGAEVIHLGHNRSVEEVVNAAIQEDVQGIAISSYQGGHVEYFKYMYDLLKERGASHIRIYGGGGGVIIPKEIKELHDYGIARIFSPEDGRQYGLQGMIDQMIKECDFPTFTAEASEQIEKLQDGETNAIAKLITLAEHQVTVGKEAAAALEPVMEKVKSLEKQVPVVGITGTGGAGKSSLTDELIRRFINEIPEKKVAILSVDPTKQKTGGALLGDRIRMNAIFNPRVYMRSLATRNSRSELSLAIQDAISVVKAAGFDLIIVETSGIGQGDAGITEICDASMYIMTSEFGAPSQLEKIDMIDYADLIVINKFERKGSEDAMRQVQKQYQRSRMLFEKELEDMPVYGTIASQFNDPGTNAVFAALVETINEKAGTDWKTSFTKNAKVEKQNVIIPNEQRYYLREVSEAVRSYHKKAEEQADLARKLFQLEGAILAVKEQEGNEEVIASLEAIKSAAEEKLTAETKNILAGWEDLKEKYSGEQFVTKIRDKEIVTVLKTKSLSGLSIPKVALPKYKDYGEIIRWVYRENVPGSFPYTAGVFPFKREGEDPKRQFAGEGTPERTNRRFHYLSKDDAAKRLSTAFDSVTLYGEDPDYRPDIYGKVGESGVSICTLDDMKKLYAGFDLCHPSTSVSMTINGPAPIILAMFMNTAIEQQIEAKEQELGRVLTPEEFTEVRAQTLQTVRGTVQADILKEDQGQNTCIFSTEFALRMMGDIQQYFIDHKVRNYYSVSISGYHIAEAGANPISQLAFTLANGFTYVEYYLSRGMNINDFAPNLSFFFSNGLDPEYTVLGRVARRIWATVMRDKYGANERSQKLKYHIQTSGRSLHAQEIDFNDIRTTLQALMALQDNCNSLHTNAYDEAITTPTEESVRRAMAIQMIITKEHGLSKNENPLQGAFIVDELTDLVEEQVLREFERINDRGGVLGAMETQYQRGKIQDESMYYEMKKHTGELPIIGVNTYLNPNPPSEDEMNNMELARATKEEKETQIRNLRSFQERNKDKSEEALNQLKKAAVSGGNIFAELMETVKVASLGQITRALYEVGGQYRRNM from the coding sequence ATGAGCAATCCAGAAGTCTATAAGCCGAAAAATCATATTCGTTTTGTGACGGCTTCCAGTCTATTTGACGGGCATGATGCCTCCATCAACATTATGCGCCGCATCATCCAGGCAAGCGGGGCAGAGGTCATCCACCTCGGGCATAACCGTTCTGTGGAGGAAGTCGTAAATGCTGCGATTCAGGAAGATGTGCAGGGAATCGCCATTTCCTCTTATCAGGGAGGACATGTGGAGTATTTCAAATATATGTATGATCTTCTGAAGGAAAGAGGCGCATCCCACATCCGCATTTATGGCGGCGGCGGCGGTGTCATTATCCCGAAGGAAATCAAAGAATTGCATGACTACGGAATCGCAAGGATTTTCTCGCCGGAAGACGGGCGTCAGTACGGTCTTCAGGGCATGATTGATCAGATGATCAAGGAATGTGATTTCCCGACGTTTACAGCCGAAGCATCCGAGCAGATTGAAAAGCTTCAGGATGGGGAAACAAATGCCATTGCCAAGCTGATTACACTGGCTGAGCATCAGGTAACCGTAGGCAAGGAAGCGGCAGCTGCGCTTGAGCCGGTTATGGAGAAAGTGAAATCCCTCGAAAAGCAGGTTCCGGTTGTAGGGATTACAGGAACAGGCGGTGCCGGAAAAAGCTCGCTGACAGATGAGCTAATCCGCCGTTTCATCAATGAAATTCCAGAGAAAAAAGTCGCGATTCTTTCAGTAGATCCGACAAAGCAAAAAACGGGCGGAGCCCTTCTTGGCGACCGTATCCGCATGAACGCCATTTTTAATCCGCGCGTCTACATGCGAAGCCTGGCAACAAGAAATTCCCGCAGCGAGCTGTCGCTGGCGATTCAGGATGCCATTTCAGTTGTCAAAGCAGCCGGTTTTGATTTGATTATTGTGGAAACAAGCGGAATCGGGCAGGGAGATGCCGGCATTACGGAAATTTGTGATGCTTCGATGTATATTATGACAAGTGAATTCGGTGCGCCTTCCCAGCTTGAAAAAATTGATATGATCGATTATGCCGATTTGATCGTCATTAATAAATTTGAACGCAAAGGCTCAGAGGATGCGATGCGCCAGGTGCAAAAGCAGTACCAGCGCAGCCGGATGCTTTTTGAAAAAGAGCTTGAAGACATGCCTGTCTACGGAACCATTGCGAGCCAGTTCAATGACCCGGGCACAAACGCGGTGTTTGCGGCACTGGTGGAAACGATTAATGAAAAAGCAGGTACAGACTGGAAGACAAGTTTTACGAAAAATGCAAAAGTTGAAAAGCAGAATGTCATTATCCCGAATGAACAGCGCTATTATCTCCGCGAAGTATCTGAAGCAGTCCGCAGCTACCATAAGAAAGCCGAAGAGCAGGCGGATCTTGCCCGAAAACTGTTCCAGCTTGAGGGGGCAATTCTTGCTGTAAAAGAACAAGAAGGAAACGAAGAAGTCATTGCTTCGCTTGAAGCCATTAAATCAGCAGCAGAAGAAAAGCTGACGGCTGAAACAAAGAACATTCTGGCAGGCTGGGAAGATCTGAAGGAAAAATACTCTGGCGAGCAATTTGTAACAAAAATCCGTGATAAAGAAATCGTGACGGTTTTAAAAACAAAGAGCTTATCCGGGCTGTCCATTCCAAAAGTGGCACTGCCTAAGTACAAAGATTACGGAGAAATCATCCGCTGGGTATACAGAGAAAACGTGCCGGGTTCTTTCCCGTATACAGCAGGTGTATTCCCGTTCAAGCGCGAGGGTGAAGATCCGAAGAGACAGTTTGCCGGAGAAGGGACACCGGAACGGACAAACCGCCGCTTCCATTATCTGTCCAAAGACGATGCCGCAAAGCGCTTGAGCACAGCATTTGATTCGGTCACCCTATACGGGGAGGATCCTGACTACCGTCCGGACATTTACGGAAAAGTCGGGGAGAGCGGAGTCAGCATCTGTACACTGGACGATATGAAGAAGCTGTATGCCGGTTTTGACCTGTGCCATCCATCTACATCTGTATCAATGACGATCAATGGGCCGGCGCCGATTATTTTGGCGATGTTCATGAACACAGCGATCGAACAGCAGATTGAGGCAAAAGAGCAGGAGCTTGGCCGTGTGCTGACACCTGAAGAGTTCACCGAAGTCAGGGCGCAAACGCTGCAGACAGTCCGCGGAACGGTTCAGGCTGATATTTTAAAAGAGGATCAGGGCCAAAATACTTGCATCTTCTCGACGGAGTTCGCATTGAGAATGATGGGCGATATTCAGCAGTATTTCATTGACCACAAGGTCCGCAATTACTACTCTGTATCCATTTCCGGCTACCATATCGCCGAAGCGGGCGCTAACCCGATTTCACAGCTTGCCTTTACACTGGCAAACGGTTTTACGTATGTGGAGTACTATTTGAGCAGAGGCATGAACATCAATGATTTTGCACCAAACCTTTCATTCTTCTTCTCGAATGGACTGGATCCGGAGTATACCGTGCTCGGCCGTGTGGCGCGCCGCATCTGGGCAACGGTTATGAGAGATAAATATGGTGCGAACGAGAGAAGCCAGAAGCTGAAGTACCATATCCAGACTTCAGGACGTTCCCTGCATGCACAGGAGATAGATTTTAACGATATCCGCACAACGCTGCAGGCGTTAATGGCGCTTCAGGATAACTGCAACTCGCTTCATACCAATGCGTATGATGAAGCCATCACGACACCTACGGAAGAGTCTGTCCGCCGGGCAATGGCCATCCAGATGATCATTACAAAAGAGCATGGCTTATCGAAAAATGAAAACCCGCTTCAGGGCGCCTTTATCGTGGATGAGCTGACAGATCTTGTGGAAGAGCAGGTGCTGAGAGAGTTTGAACGCATCAATGACCGCGGCGGCGTTCTTGGTGCCATGGAAACTCAATACCAGCGCGGAAAAATCCAGGATGAGTCCATGTACTATGAAATGAAAAAGCATACCGGCGAGCTTCCGATCATCGGAGTTAACACTTACTTGAACCCAAATCCTCCATCAGAGGACGAAATGAACAATATGGAGCTTGCAAGGGCAACGAAGGAAGAAAAAGAAACACAAATCCGCAATCTGCGCAGCTTCCAGGAGCGCAACAAAGACAAATCGGAAGAGGCACTGAACCAATTGAAAAAAGCAGCAGTCAGCGGCGGCAACATTTTCGCCGAGCTGATGGAAACCGTCAAAGTGGCAAGCCTCGGCCAGATTACCCGTGCATTATACGAAGTGGGCGGGCAGTACCGGCGGAATATGTAA
- a CDS encoding TetR/AcrR family transcriptional regulator, which produces MKKREVQASVKDERLVKKRRDQMIKGAVTLFIQKGFHRTTTREIAKASGFSIGTLYEYIRTKEDVLYLVCDSIYDQVAERLQKGLDTKQGTLESLKQGIADYFKVVDEMQDEVLVMYQEVKALTKDALPYVLKKEIEMVGMFEHVITLCVENGELDLPEEKIKMIAHNIFVQGQMWAFRRWSLQKMYSIEEYIQLQTNLLFQGIKDSGKVSEKA; this is translated from the coding sequence ATGAAAAAACGGGAAGTGCAGGCTTCTGTTAAAGATGAGCGTCTTGTCAAAAAAAGACGCGATCAGATGATCAAAGGTGCCGTCACCCTTTTTATCCAAAAAGGGTTCCATCGTACAACAACTAGAGAGATCGCAAAGGCATCTGGTTTTAGTATTGGAACGCTTTATGAATACATCCGGACAAAGGAAGACGTCCTGTACCTGGTTTGCGACAGCATTTACGACCAGGTCGCCGAACGGCTTCAGAAAGGCCTTGATACAAAACAGGGCACACTTGAAAGCCTGAAACAGGGCATCGCCGATTACTTCAAAGTGGTCGACGAAATGCAGGATGAAGTGCTTGTCATGTACCAGGAAGTAAAGGCGCTGACAAAAGACGCCCTTCCATATGTGCTCAAGAAAGAAATTGAAATGGTTGGCATGTTCGAGCATGTCATTACCCTTTGCGTGGAGAACGGAGAACTGGACCTGCCGGAGGAAAAAATCAAAATGATCGCCCATAACATTTTTGTCCAGGGGCAAATGTGGGCATTTCGCCGCTGGTCCCTGCAGAAAATGTACAGCATTGAGGAGTATATCCAGCTGCAGACCAATCTTCTTTTCCAGGGAATAAAGGATTCGGGCAAGGTCTCGGAAAAAGCTTAA
- a CDS encoding acyl-CoA dehydrogenase, with translation MNFQLSEEHEMIRKMVRDFARNEVAPTAAERDEEERFDREIFDKMAELGLTGIPWPEEYGGIGSDYLAYCIAVEELSRVCASTGVTLSAHTSLAGWPIFKFGNEEQKQKYLKPMAQGEKIGAYGLTEPGSGSDAGGMRTTARLEGDHYVLNGSKIFITNGGIADIYVVFALTDPSSKHKGTTAFIVEAGFEGFSVGKKEKKLGIRSSPTTEIIFEECKVPVENVLGNVGEGFKVAMMTLDGGRNGIAAQAVGIAQGALDASIEYAKERHQFGKPIAAQQGIGFKLADMATSIEASRLLTYQAAWLESEGLPYGKESAMSKLLAGDTAMKVTTDAVQIFGGYGYTKDYPVERYMRDAKITQIYEGTQEIQRLVISRMVTK, from the coding sequence ATGAATTTCCAATTAAGTGAAGAGCATGAAATGATCAGAAAAATGGTGCGTGATTTTGCCAGGAACGAAGTGGCTCCGACAGCTGCTGAACGCGACGAAGAAGAACGCTTTGACAGAGAGATTTTTGACAAAATGGCGGAGCTTGGCTTAACAGGGATTCCGTGGCCTGAAGAGTACGGCGGAATCGGCAGTGATTACCTGGCTTACTGCATCGCAGTTGAAGAGCTTTCAAGAGTGTGTGCATCTACAGGTGTAACTCTTTCTGCCCATACGTCCCTTGCAGGCTGGCCGATCTTCAAGTTCGGCAACGAAGAGCAAAAGCAAAAATACTTAAAGCCAATGGCACAAGGTGAAAAAATCGGCGCATACGGACTTACTGAGCCGGGCAGCGGATCTGATGCCGGCGGAATGAGAACGACAGCACGTCTTGAAGGCGATCATTACGTCTTAAACGGCAGCAAAATATTCATTACAAACGGCGGAATCGCAGATATCTATGTCGTGTTTGCCCTGACAGATCCATCCTCCAAGCATAAAGGAACAACAGCGTTCATCGTGGAAGCAGGCTTTGAAGGCTTCTCTGTCGGCAAGAAGGAAAAGAAATTGGGAATACGTTCATCACCAACAACTGAGATTATTTTTGAAGAGTGCAAGGTGCCGGTTGAGAACGTGCTTGGCAATGTAGGCGAAGGCTTCAAAGTTGCCATGATGACACTGGATGGCGGCCGCAACGGCATCGCTGCTCAGGCAGTCGGAATCGCTCAGGGTGCACTGGATGCTTCCATCGAATACGCTAAAGAACGCCACCAATTCGGCAAGCCAATCGCTGCCCAGCAGGGAATCGGCTTTAAGCTGGCTGACATGGCAACAAGCATCGAAGCTTCAAGACTATTAACTTACCAGGCAGCATGGCTGGAATCAGAAGGACTTCCATACGGAAAAGAATCTGCCATGTCCAAACTTCTTGCGGGCGACACGGCCATGAAAGTAACAACAGACGCCGTTCAAATCTTTGGCGGCTACGGATATACAAAGGACTACCCGGTAGAACGCTACATGCGCGACGCCAAAATCACACAAATCTACGAAGGCACACAGGAAATCCAGCGACTCGTAATCTCTCGTATGGTAACGAAATAA
- a CDS encoding acyl-CoA dehydrogenase, whose protein sequence is MNLRFTEEQEMMRKMVRDFAQAEIAPFVEKMEQGQFPREILRKMGELGLMGIPIPEKYGGSEMDFTSYIIAIHELSRVSATVGVILSVHTSVGTNPILYFGTEEQKQKYIPKLASGEYLGAFCLTEPSAGSDAGSLKSRAVKNGDHYVINGSKVFITNAGEADVYIVFASTNPELGSKGISAFIVEKDTPGLVFGKDEHKMGLHGSRTLQLTFEDMRVPAENLLGNEGEGFKIAMANLDAGRIGIASQALGIAEAAFEAAAGYAKERVQFGKPIAAQQGVGFKLADMATSVEAAKLLIYRAADMRQRGIKCGLEASMAKLFASKTAVDVTTEAIQVFGGYGYTEDYPVERYFRDAKITEIYEGTSEIQRIVISKQL, encoded by the coding sequence ATGAACCTGAGATTTACTGAAGAGCAGGAAATGATGAGAAAAATGGTGCGCGATTTTGCTCAGGCAGAAATCGCCCCTTTTGTTGAAAAAATGGAGCAGGGCCAGTTTCCAAGGGAGATTCTCCGCAAAATGGGCGAGCTTGGCCTGATGGGGATTCCCATTCCTGAAAAATACGGCGGATCGGAAATGGACTTTACCTCTTATATTATCGCCATCCATGAACTGTCCCGCGTAAGTGCGACGGTTGGCGTTATTTTATCGGTCCACACATCGGTTGGAACAAACCCAATCCTTTATTTCGGTACGGAAGAGCAAAAGCAGAAATATATTCCGAAGCTTGCTTCAGGCGAGTATCTCGGCGCTTTTTGCCTCACGGAACCGAGCGCAGGCTCGGATGCCGGAAGCTTAAAGTCCCGTGCGGTAAAAAACGGAGATCATTATGTCATTAATGGTTCAAAAGTGTTCATCACGAATGCCGGCGAAGCAGATGTATATATCGTATTTGCTTCCACAAATCCGGAGCTTGGCAGCAAAGGCATCTCCGCTTTCATTGTCGAGAAGGATACGCCAGGCCTTGTGTTTGGAAAAGATGAGCACAAAATGGGTCTGCACGGCTCCAGAACATTGCAGCTGACATTTGAAGATATGCGGGTTCCGGCTGAAAATCTCCTCGGCAATGAAGGAGAAGGCTTCAAGATTGCGATGGCTAATCTGGATGCCGGACGGATCGGGATTGCTTCACAGGCACTTGGAATTGCAGAAGCAGCTTTTGAAGCAGCCGCGGGTTATGCAAAGGAACGTGTACAGTTCGGCAAGCCGATCGCTGCTCAGCAGGGTGTCGGCTTTAAGCTTGCAGACATGGCGACAAGCGTTGAAGCAGCAAAACTATTAATCTATCGCGCAGCAGACATGCGCCAGCGCGGCATCAAGTGCGGACTCGAAGCCTCCATGGCAAAGCTGTTTGCATCCAAAACGGCAGTGGACGTGACAACAGAAGCCATCCAGGTATTCGGCGGCTACGGCTACACAGAGGATTACCCGGTTGAACGCTACTTCCGCGATGCAAAAATTACCGAAATCTATGAAGGCACAAGCGAAATTCAGCGGATTGTCATCAGCAAACAGCTGTAA
- a CDS encoding 3-hydroxybutyryl-CoA dehydrogenase: protein MNVKNIMVIGAGQMGSGIAQVCAQAGYSVILNDLKPEFVERGLAVIKKNLFRQVEKERMTADEMEAVLKNVTASSDLQDAKNVELVIEAAVENMEIKTKIFSQLDEIAPEHAILASNTSSLPITEIAAATKRPEKVIGMHFMNPVPVMKLVEIIRGLATADEVYQTIEDITKTLKKVPVEVNDFPGFVSNRILMPMINEAIFTLYEGVATKEAIDEVMKLGMNHPMGPLTLADFIGLDTCLYIMETLHEGFGDDKYRPCPLLRKYVKAGWLGKKTGRGFYVYE from the coding sequence ATGAACGTAAAAAACATTATGGTAATCGGTGCTGGACAAATGGGTTCAGGAATCGCACAGGTTTGTGCACAGGCAGGCTATAGCGTCATCTTAAATGACTTAAAGCCGGAGTTTGTGGAACGCGGCCTTGCTGTGATTAAAAAGAATCTTTTCCGCCAGGTGGAAAAAGAGCGCATGACAGCTGACGAGATGGAAGCAGTACTCAAAAATGTAACCGCTTCAAGCGATCTTCAGGACGCCAAAAACGTAGAGCTCGTCATCGAAGCAGCGGTTGAAAACATGGAGATTAAAACGAAGATCTTCAGCCAGCTGGATGAAATTGCACCAGAGCATGCGATTCTGGCAAGCAACACGTCATCCCTGCCAATTACAGAAATCGCAGCAGCAACAAAGCGTCCGGAAAAAGTAATCGGCATGCATTTTATGAACCCGGTGCCGGTGATGAAGCTTGTGGAAATCATTCGCGGCCTTGCGACAGCTGACGAAGTGTACCAAACGATCGAAGACATCACGAAGACACTCAAAAAAGTGCCGGTAGAAGTAAATGATTTCCCAGGATTTGTATCCAACCGCATCCTGATGCCGATGATCAATGAAGCAATCTTCACGCTTTACGAAGGGGTCGCGACAAAAGAGGCCATTGATGAAGTGATGAAGCTTGGCATGAACCATCCAATGGGACCGCTGACTTTGGCAGACTTCATTGGCCTGGACACATGCCTGTATATTATGGAAACCCTGCATGAAGGCTTTGGCGATGATAAATACCGCCCATGCCCGCTGTTAAGAAAATATGTAAAAGCCGGCTGGCTTGGCAAGAAGACAGGCAGAGGCTTCTACGTTTACGAATAA